The Pseudofrankia inefficax genome window below encodes:
- a CDS encoding HpcH/HpaI aldolase/citrate lyase family protein, producing the protein MTTGTLRWRSPLFTPANRPDLIAKQARFGADIVIVDLEDGTPLGAKAAGRTGAIEAVPKLRAEFGGAIFLRVNGVTDTENFDADLDCYADLGLDGVVVPKIETTGDVDALAAALGARGLGDRAVMYGLESVAGVHRAAEVLAHAASTARVDAAYFGAEDFIADLGGRRTRSNAEVLTARSQVAIACRLAGVVALDQVTTAINDRDRFLEEASFARDLGYGGKLCIHPGQVALAHEAFTPSPEEYDRARRLVDAYEEAQREGRGTINFEGGMVDVPLVAQARRVLAAGA; encoded by the coding sequence ATGACCACGGGAACGCTTCGGTGGCGGTCGCCACTGTTCACGCCGGCCAACCGGCCCGACCTCATCGCCAAGCAGGCACGCTTCGGCGCCGACATCGTGATCGTCGACCTGGAGGACGGGACGCCGCTCGGCGCCAAGGCCGCGGGCCGGACCGGCGCGATCGAGGCCGTTCCGAAGCTGCGCGCCGAGTTCGGCGGGGCGATCTTCCTTCGGGTCAACGGGGTGACCGACACGGAGAACTTCGACGCCGACCTGGACTGTTACGCGGACCTCGGCCTCGACGGCGTCGTCGTTCCGAAGATCGAGACGACCGGCGACGTCGACGCGCTGGCCGCGGCGCTCGGGGCGCGCGGGCTCGGCGACCGGGCCGTGATGTACGGGCTCGAGTCGGTCGCCGGGGTGCACCGGGCCGCCGAGGTGCTGGCCCACGCCGCGAGCACGGCCCGGGTGGACGCGGCCTACTTCGGCGCCGAGGACTTCATCGCCGATCTGGGCGGCCGGCGGACCCGGTCCAACGCCGAGGTGCTGACGGCCCGTTCGCAGGTCGCGATCGCCTGCCGGCTGGCGGGCGTCGTTGCCCTCGACCAGGTCACCACCGCGATCAACGACCGGGACCGGTTCCTGGAGGAGGCATCCTTCGCCCGGGACCTGGGCTACGGCGGAAAGCTGTGCATCCACCCCGGGCAGGTGGCGCTGGCCCACGAGGCGTTCACCCCGTCACCCGAGGAGTACGACCGGGCCCGCCGGCTGGTCGACGCCTACGAGGAGGCCCAGCGCGAGGGCCGAGGGACGATCAACTTCGAGGGCGGCATGGTCGACGTCCCCCTGGTCGCCCAGGCGCGCCGCGTCCTCGCCGCCGGGGCCTGA
- a CDS encoding acyl-CoA dehydrogenase family protein has translation MEFAEPAEHTAIREAVRDICKGYDAEYWRQHEKNHEFPWEFYNDMAAAGWVGIAIPEEFGGGGGGITEASIVMEEVAAAGGAMNAASALHISIFGMNPVVKYGSQAQKEKYLPQVATGEMHVAFGVTEPDAGTDTTSISTRAVRDGDDYIVHGQKVWTTKGHIAEKVLLLVRTTPLEEVRKRTDGMTLLLADLRRPEVDIHQIDKVARNAVGSCEVRYDGLRVAGSDLVGEEGRGFKYLLDGLNPERILIASEALGIGKAALRVAAQYANERVVFGRPIGKNQGIAFPLAEAHMRLAAAELVIRQASWRYDQGLPCGEHANTAKFLASDAAFFAADRAMQTHGGFAFATEYPVGRFWAESRLMKIAPVSQEMVQNYIAEHVLGLPRSY, from the coding sequence ATGGAGTTCGCTGAACCCGCCGAGCACACGGCCATCCGCGAGGCCGTGCGGGACATCTGCAAGGGGTACGACGCCGAGTACTGGCGCCAGCACGAGAAGAACCACGAGTTCCCGTGGGAGTTCTACAACGACATGGCCGCGGCCGGCTGGGTCGGCATCGCGATCCCGGAGGAGTTCGGCGGCGGCGGTGGCGGCATCACCGAGGCGTCGATCGTGATGGAGGAGGTGGCGGCCGCCGGCGGCGCGATGAACGCGGCCAGCGCCCTGCACATCTCGATCTTCGGCATGAACCCGGTCGTGAAGTACGGCAGCCAGGCGCAGAAGGAGAAGTACCTGCCCCAGGTCGCCACCGGGGAGATGCACGTCGCGTTCGGCGTCACGGAGCCGGACGCCGGCACGGACACGACCTCGATCTCGACCCGCGCGGTCCGCGACGGCGACGACTACATCGTGCACGGCCAGAAGGTCTGGACGACCAAGGGCCACATCGCCGAGAAGGTGCTGCTCCTGGTGCGGACGACCCCGCTCGAGGAGGTCAGGAAGCGCACGGACGGCATGACCCTGCTGCTGGCCGACCTGCGCCGGCCGGAGGTCGACATCCACCAGATCGACAAGGTGGCCCGCAACGCGGTCGGCTCCTGCGAGGTCCGCTACGACGGCCTGCGGGTCGCCGGGTCGGATCTGGTCGGCGAGGAGGGCAGGGGCTTCAAGTACCTGCTCGACGGGCTGAACCCCGAGCGGATTCTCATCGCCTCCGAGGCGCTCGGCATCGGCAAGGCCGCGCTGCGTGTCGCCGCCCAGTACGCGAACGAGCGGGTCGTCTTCGGCCGGCCGATCGGGAAGAACCAGGGCATCGCGTTCCCGCTCGCCGAGGCGCACATGCGCCTGGCCGCCGCCGAACTCGTCATCAGGCAGGCGTCCTGGCGGTACGACCAGGGTCTTCCGTGCGGCGAGCACGCCAACACGGCCAAGTTCCTGGCCTCCGACGCCGCGTTCTTCGCCGCGGACCGGGCGATGCAGACGCACGGCGGTTTCGCGTTCGCCACGGAGTACCCGGTCGGCCGTTTCTGGGCCGAGTCGCGGCTGATGAAGATTGCCCCCGTCTCGCAGGAGATGGTGCAGAACTACATCGCCGAGCACGTTCTCGGGCTGCCTCGCTCGTACTGA
- a CDS encoding MaoC family dehydratase, which translates to MGSWFEELPVGTVVHHAITRTLTETDNVLLTTLSMNPQPLHLDHEFAARSEFKRPLMNSMMTIATVVGLAVPELTLGTTVANLGFGSIEFPKPMFAGDTLHVVTEVTKARLSSSRPGVGIVEFRHDGYNQHDELVCRAFRSAMMHCRPADEAE; encoded by the coding sequence ATGGGTTCCTGGTTCGAGGAGCTGCCGGTCGGGACCGTCGTGCACCACGCGATCACCCGCACGCTCACCGAGACCGACAACGTGCTGCTCACGACGCTGTCGATGAACCCGCAGCCGCTGCACCTCGACCACGAGTTCGCGGCCAGGAGCGAGTTCAAGCGGCCACTGATGAACTCGATGATGACGATCGCGACCGTCGTCGGCCTCGCGGTGCCGGAGCTCACGCTGGGAACGACGGTGGCGAACCTGGGCTTCGGTTCGATCGAGTTTCCCAAGCCGATGTTCGCGGGCGACACCCTGCACGTCGTGACCGAGGTGACGAAGGCGCGGCTGTCGAGCTCGCGGCCCGGCGTCGGCATCGTGGAATTCCGCCACGACGGCTACAACCAGCACGACGAGCTGGTCTGCCGGGCGTTCCGGTCCGCGATGATGCACTGCCGCCCGGCCGACGAGGCCGAATAA
- a CDS encoding threonine ammonia-lyase, translating to MEDGCASLPTFADLAAARDLLAAHLPVTPMWSYPALNAAVGATVFLKHENVQPTGAFKVRGGLNLLAGLSPAQRAIGTITYSTGNHAQSMAYASARFDAPCTVVMPSNAASSKVRALTALGAVVELHGPDMASAQARAEQLAAETGQLLVSPGDTPELIAGVGTAYMEIFEARSDFDVVIVPIGSGTGASGACLAAGRLAPHCRVVGVQSTAARAAHDSWRAGECVRRPIHTRADGLATGRGYRLPQAVLCGGLADFQLVTDDDIRSAQALLASDAHTLAEGAGAASLAAILARPARFAGKRVAVVVTGGNASPAEIAALAGAGRTAVSDAA from the coding sequence ATGGAAGACGGTTGTGCCTCGCTCCCCACTTTTGCCGACCTCGCCGCCGCTCGTGATCTTCTGGCCGCTCATCTCCCGGTGACGCCGATGTGGTCGTATCCCGCCCTCAACGCCGCCGTCGGAGCGACCGTCTTCCTCAAGCACGAGAACGTCCAACCGACCGGGGCGTTCAAGGTCCGCGGTGGCTTGAACCTGCTCGCCGGCCTGTCGCCGGCTCAGCGCGCGATCGGGACGATCACGTATTCGACGGGGAACCACGCCCAGTCGATGGCCTATGCCAGCGCCAGGTTCGACGCGCCCTGCACCGTCGTCATGCCGTCGAACGCGGCGTCCTCGAAGGTGCGAGCGCTGACCGCCCTTGGCGCCGTCGTCGAGCTTCATGGACCCGACATGGCGTCGGCGCAGGCCCGAGCCGAGCAGTTGGCCGCCGAGACCGGTCAGCTCCTCGTCAGCCCTGGTGACACCCCTGAACTGATCGCTGGCGTCGGAACGGCCTACATGGAGATCTTCGAGGCCCGGTCCGACTTCGACGTCGTGATCGTTCCGATTGGCAGCGGCACCGGTGCCTCGGGAGCGTGTCTGGCGGCCGGCCGGCTCGCGCCACACTGCCGGGTGGTCGGCGTGCAGTCCACAGCCGCACGGGCCGCGCACGACTCCTGGCGCGCGGGCGAGTGCGTACGCCGGCCGATCCACACCCGGGCCGACGGCCTCGCCACCGGGCGGGGCTACCGGTTGCCGCAGGCGGTGTTGTGCGGCGGCCTCGCGGACTTCCAGCTCGTCACGGACGACGACATCCGGTCGGCGCAGGCCCTGCTGGCCAGCGATGCCCACACCCTGGCCGAAGGCGCCGGGGCGGCATCCTTGGCCGCGATCCTGGCCCGTCCGGCGCGATTTGCCGGGAAGCGCGTCGCGGTCGTCGTCACTGGTGGGAACGCCTCACCGGCCGAGATCGCCGCGCTCGCGGGCGCCGGGAGGACCGCCGTCTCCGACGCGGCGTAG
- a CDS encoding LysR family transcriptional regulator, whose product MLDVTRLRVLVAVARHGSVTAAARALQYAQPSVSHHLSRLEAETGSQLIQRVGRGVRLTEAGQVLAERAEEILGRLDAAEAELATYTGLRAGRVRLAAFPSALGTFVPTAAAAFAAASPGIELRLTEAEPPDAIRLLRSGEVDVALIFAYRDQPSEGNKPRDAQPANPTVTAAAPSQPRDEPADDGLRRVTLLTEPIYLVTPLNLPGDRLVDHSSKRWIAGCERCRTALIQSCTAVGFTPDIAFTTDDYLAVQALVAAGLGVTTLPDLSLRSHRHPGVRATEIPGLARTVTAAVHGEPPDPPATAALLAHLATAARAWTPEPSGCAAIEDRR is encoded by the coding sequence ATGCTGGACGTGACCAGGCTGCGGGTGCTCGTGGCCGTCGCTCGACACGGTTCGGTGACCGCCGCGGCCCGGGCCCTCCAGTACGCGCAGCCGTCCGTCAGCCACCACCTGTCGCGACTGGAGGCGGAAACCGGCAGCCAGCTGATCCAGCGGGTCGGCCGGGGCGTTCGCCTCACGGAGGCCGGCCAGGTGCTGGCCGAACGAGCAGAGGAGATCCTCGGCCGCCTCGATGCCGCCGAGGCCGAGCTGGCCACGTACACGGGGCTGCGGGCGGGGCGGGTCCGTCTGGCCGCATTTCCGTCCGCCCTCGGGACCTTCGTGCCGACGGCCGCGGCCGCGTTCGCCGCCGCCAGCCCTGGCATCGAACTGCGCCTGACCGAGGCCGAGCCGCCCGACGCCATCCGGCTGCTGCGCTCCGGCGAGGTCGACGTCGCCCTGATCTTCGCCTACCGGGACCAGCCATCGGAAGGGAACAAGCCACGAGACGCTCAGCCGGCCAATCCCACGGTTACAGCTGCCGCACCCAGCCAACCGCGGGACGAGCCAGCAGACGACGGCCTGCGTCGCGTCACGTTGCTGACCGAACCGATCTATCTGGTGACCCCGCTGAACCTGCCCGGAGATCGATTGGTCGACCACAGCTCGAAACGATGGATCGCCGGCTGCGAGCGGTGTCGTACCGCATTGATTCAGTCCTGCACGGCGGTCGGCTTCACTCCCGACATCGCCTTCACCACCGACGACTACCTGGCGGTCCAGGCGTTGGTCGCCGCTGGTCTCGGCGTCACCACCTTGCCCGACCTAAGCCTGCGCTCCCACCGCCACCCCGGCGTCCGCGCCACCGAGATCCCCGGTCTCGCCCGCACGGTGACCGCCGCCGTGCACGGCGAACCCCCGGACCCGCCGGCCACCGCCGCCCTCCTCGCCCACCTCGCCACCGCGGCGCGAGCCTGGACTCCGGAGCCCTCAGGGTGCGCGGCCATCGAGGACCGCCGGTAG
- a CDS encoding helix-turn-helix domain-containing protein → MRDGAAKGHKVVARVIRQRPADDEPLKTFGADLAELRVTADLTCRALAKTVGIGRSTLDDYLAGRRLPSRATTLAIVRTCHGDEAEWSERWKCLQATVSIAPVPAPTERESAANGPLTGASAHGRRPTSGSEMPVGADSVESAVKPAPVVGVDVKEPEAEAPVTVGANEHFPAALSADSKLPRPKLRRERPTVRMRAGRGRVRPVALLGALVFLIPLGWGAAGFLMGLGGKEGKPSDLAEAAPVTAVPVVAGSTSTRVDGASTISRPTLGKSVPGCTVVRTYKAKDSVGAILSAEKVSRGTLSTGGLVYVVTPTDNGPYRTRYWSYVAPPGIWGYVDPARLIFIRQECVPLPDSSR, encoded by the coding sequence ATGAGGGACGGCGCAGCGAAGGGGCACAAAGTGGTAGCGCGCGTGATTCGCCAGCGCCCGGCAGACGACGAACCGCTCAAGACATTCGGCGCCGACCTCGCCGAACTCCGGGTGACGGCCGACCTGACCTGCCGGGCGCTCGCGAAAACAGTCGGAATAGGTCGTAGTACCCTCGACGACTACCTGGCGGGTAGGCGACTTCCTTCACGCGCGACGACCCTCGCGATCGTGCGGACCTGCCATGGTGACGAAGCCGAGTGGTCCGAGCGCTGGAAGTGTCTCCAGGCGACCGTCTCCATCGCGCCGGTGCCGGCGCCGACCGAGAGGGAGTCTGCCGCGAACGGTCCGCTGACCGGCGCTTCGGCACATGGCCGGAGGCCTACCTCCGGGTCCGAGATGCCGGTGGGTGCCGATTCGGTCGAGTCCGCTGTGAAGCCCGCGCCGGTGGTGGGTGTGGATGTGAAGGAGCCTGAGGCGGAGGCTCCAGTGACGGTCGGCGCGAATGAGCATTTTCCAGCCGCCTTGAGCGCCGATTCTAAATTGCCGCGCCCGAAGTTGCGCCGGGAAAGGCCCACTGTCCGTATGCGCGCGGGACGCGGGCGTGTTCGCCCAGTAGCGCTGCTGGGCGCGCTGGTGTTCTTGATCCCGCTGGGCTGGGGTGCCGCTGGTTTCCTTATGGGGTTGGGAGGCAAGGAGGGAAAGCCGTCCGATCTGGCGGAGGCTGCGCCCGTGACGGCGGTGCCCGTTGTGGCTGGTTCGACGTCGACGCGTGTCGATGGCGCCTCGACTATTTCTCGGCCGACTCTTGGTAAGTCGGTTCCCGGCTGCACGGTGGTGCGGACGTACAAGGCCAAAGATAGCGTGGGGGCGATACTGTCCGCAGAGAAAGTATCCCGCGGAACCCTGTCGACTGGCGGGCTCGTCTATGTGGTGACGCCGACGGATAACGGACCGTATCGGACCCGGTACTGGTCCTATGTCGCACCGCCGGGAATCTGGGGATATGTTGATCCCGCGCGCCTAATATTCATCCGGCAGGAGTGCGTGCCACTACCCGACAGTTCGCGCTAG
- a CDS encoding ArnT family glycosyltransferase encodes MRADEGAWRAPQHSLDPYATQPPLANPYAADASQTGGIDVVETWPGRQAPGFPRDGERPGSGPANGDGERDGDGSGGGAGGRGSGGGRHGRPGRSGRLLRGRPEDPRWARPALLVLLAATAVLYLWGLGASNYGNSFYAAAVQAGTKSWKAFFFGSIDASNYITVDKPPASLWMMALSGRIFGFSSWSMLVPNALCGVASVGLLYGAVRRVAGPAMGLLAGALCALTPVAVLMFRFNNPDALLVLLLVFAAYCVTRALEVASWRWLTLAGVALGFGFLTKMLQAFLVVPAFALAYLIAAPTGLRARIGHVLLSGVGIVVGAGWWVLATILWPASSRPYFGGSGNNSVLGLAFGYNGLGRIFGGDGNGGGGGGRPTGQAADALAALGSNASGDAPTAAAGAAARAAEGFAGGAPTGPGGGGGGGFGGATGITRMFSDNFGAQISWLLPAALILLVGGLWATRRAPRTDRLRAALVLWGGWTIVTALVFSYMKGTIHEYYSVALAPGIAGTVALGAWSLWQTRDQLVSRAVLAVSCGVTAVWDFVLLGRTDWQTWLRYPVLLTGLLAAVVLLAWPRLANREDIDAPTGRLTPARRAVAIVALAAAAFGTVGAPAAYALETASVAHTGSTPLAGPASARGGGFGGPGGGFNPGAARGADGTNQAGAAPGGFPGFGGAGGPNGTGSADGAGQPGGSATGNEAPATGATSAEGQTGTAARSAGGLGMDAQADSAVTKLLSTNAGLYRWVAAVSSSQSAASLELASGGLPVMAIGGFTGSDNAITLAQFQKYVKDGQIHYYLGGGGGGFGGGGNGVISQITTWVEANYSTVTVNGQTLYDLTKPKS; translated from the coding sequence ATGAGAGCGGACGAGGGCGCCTGGCGCGCCCCGCAACACTCCCTTGACCCCTATGCCACCCAGCCGCCGCTGGCGAATCCCTATGCGGCGGACGCGAGCCAGACCGGTGGGATCGACGTCGTCGAGACCTGGCCGGGCCGGCAGGCCCCCGGGTTCCCACGCGACGGCGAGCGTCCTGGCTCCGGCCCCGCGAACGGTGACGGCGAGCGTGACGGTGACGGTTCCGGCGGTGGCGCAGGTGGCCGAGGCTCCGGCGGTGGGCGGCATGGCCGGCCCGGACGGTCCGGTCGGCTCCTGCGCGGCCGGCCCGAGGACCCGCGCTGGGCCCGCCCCGCGTTGCTGGTCCTGCTCGCCGCGACCGCGGTCCTCTACCTGTGGGGCCTTGGCGCGTCCAACTACGGGAACAGCTTCTACGCCGCAGCCGTCCAGGCCGGGACGAAGAGCTGGAAGGCCTTCTTCTTCGGCTCCATCGATGCGTCGAACTACATCACCGTCGACAAGCCGCCCGCCTCACTCTGGATGATGGCGCTGTCCGGACGGATCTTCGGATTCTCCAGCTGGAGCATGCTCGTTCCGAACGCGCTGTGCGGCGTCGCCTCGGTGGGACTCCTCTATGGGGCGGTCCGGCGGGTGGCCGGGCCGGCCATGGGGCTGCTCGCGGGCGCGCTGTGCGCGTTGACGCCGGTCGCGGTGCTGATGTTCCGCTTCAACAACCCGGATGCCCTGCTCGTTCTGCTGTTGGTCTTCGCCGCCTACTGCGTGACGCGGGCCCTGGAAGTCGCCTCGTGGCGGTGGCTCACGCTGGCGGGCGTCGCCCTCGGCTTTGGCTTCCTCACCAAGATGCTGCAGGCGTTCCTGGTGGTTCCGGCCTTCGCGCTGGCCTACCTGATCGCCGCCCCGACCGGGCTGCGGGCTCGGATCGGGCATGTGCTGCTCAGCGGTGTCGGCATCGTCGTCGGCGCGGGATGGTGGGTCTTGGCCACCATCCTGTGGCCGGCGAGCTCACGGCCGTACTTCGGCGGCTCCGGTAACAACAGCGTGCTGGGCCTCGCCTTCGGCTACAACGGCCTCGGGCGGATCTTCGGCGGCGACGGCAACGGCGGTGGTGGCGGCGGCCGACCGACCGGACAGGCGGCGGACGCGCTGGCCGCGCTCGGTTCCAACGCCTCCGGCGACGCGCCGACCGCGGCGGCCGGCGCGGCGGCGCGGGCAGCCGAAGGATTCGCGGGCGGAGCGCCGACCGGCCCCGGCGGCGGCGGTGGCGGCGGCTTCGGCGGCGCGACCGGCATCACCCGGATGTTCAGCGACAACTTCGGGGCGCAGATCTCCTGGCTGCTGCCGGCGGCGTTGATCCTGCTCGTCGGCGGCCTGTGGGCGACCAGGCGGGCGCCCCGGACCGACCGGCTCCGCGCGGCCCTGGTGCTCTGGGGCGGCTGGACGATCGTCACCGCGCTCGTCTTCAGCTACATGAAGGGCACGATCCACGAGTACTACTCGGTCGCGCTCGCCCCGGGCATCGCGGGGACGGTCGCGCTGGGGGCGTGGTCGCTGTGGCAGACCCGTGACCAGCTGGTCAGCCGGGCTGTCCTCGCCGTGAGCTGTGGGGTAACCGCGGTCTGGGACTTCGTCCTGCTCGGCCGTACCGACTGGCAGACCTGGCTGCGCTACCCCGTCCTGCTGACCGGCCTGCTCGCCGCCGTCGTCCTGCTGGCCTGGCCGCGGCTGGCCAACCGCGAGGACATCGACGCCCCGACCGGCCGGCTGACGCCGGCGCGCCGGGCGGTGGCCATCGTCGCGCTGGCCGCCGCGGCGTTCGGGACGGTCGGCGCGCCGGCCGCCTACGCGCTGGAGACCGCTTCGGTCGCGCACACCGGCTCCACCCCGCTCGCCGGGCCCGCGTCGGCCCGAGGCGGCGGCTTCGGCGGGCCGGGTGGCGGGTTCAACCCGGGCGCCGCTCGTGGCGCCGACGGGACCAACCAGGCTGGCGCCGCGCCTGGCGGTTTCCCCGGCTTCGGCGGTGCGGGCGGGCCGAACGGCACCGGCTCGGCGGACGGCGCGGGTCAGCCGGGCGGCTCGGCTACCGGTAACGAGGCCCCGGCCACCGGTGCGACCTCGGCGGAGGGCCAGACCGGTACGGCCGCCCGCTCTGCCGGCGGCCTGGGCATGGACGCCCAGGCCGACAGCGCGGTGACGAAGCTCCTGTCGACGAACGCCGGCCTGTACCGCTGGGTCGCCGCCGTCAGCAGCTCGCAGTCCGCGGCCTCGTTGGAGCTGGCCAGCGGCGGCCTCCCGGTCATGGCGATCGGCGGCTTCACCGGCAGCGACAACGCCATCACCCTGGCCCAGTTCCAGAAGTACGTGAAGGACGGGCAGATCCACTACTACCTCGGCGGGGGTGGCGGCGGCTTCGGTGGCGGCGGCAACGGCGTGATCAGCCAGATCACCACCTGGGTCGAGGCGAACTACTCGACCGTCACCGTCAACGGCCAGACCCTGTACGACCTGACCAAGCCGAAGTCGTAA
- a CDS encoding bifunctional glycosyltransferase family 2/GtrA family protein, whose protein sequence is MTTTGHPQGSAALVEHIPARSEQLGPRPVLDVVIPVYNEETDLEPCVTRLRRHLVETFPYPFQITIADNASTDRTLAVANHLEATIPEVAVLHLDAKGRGRALRTAWGLSQAPVLAYMDVDLSTDLRALLPLVAPLISGHSDLAIGSRLAPGARVVRGPKREVISRCYNLLLRRALAARFSDAQCGFKAIRRDVARALLPLVQDTGWFFDTELLVLAERSGLRIYEVPVDWVDDPDSRVDIMATAMADLRGIARLGRDLATGRLPVREVRAQLGRRPLTGGTQAAAEATGQRQLIQQLARFGAIGIASTAAYLALFVLLRGWFGAQGANFFALLVTAIANTAANRRLTFGQRGVGARSQIEGLIVFGLGLALTSGALGAVRALAPGAGRGVELSALIAANLMATLLRFVAFRAWVFHPRRTEAVPGHPPTGQEPTEPVPGTLFQPIRPRSPHSDE, encoded by the coding sequence ATGACCACGACAGGGCACCCGCAAGGCAGCGCGGCGCTGGTCGAGCACATTCCGGCTCGATCGGAGCAACTGGGGCCACGTCCCGTGCTGGATGTGGTAATTCCCGTCTACAACGAGGAAACCGACCTGGAGCCGTGCGTCACCCGGCTACGCCGGCATCTCGTCGAAACATTTCCTTACCCCTTTCAGATAACGATCGCGGACAATGCCAGCACTGACCGGACGCTGGCCGTCGCGAACCACCTCGAGGCGACGATTCCCGAGGTCGCCGTGCTGCACCTCGACGCGAAAGGCCGCGGCAGAGCGCTGCGCACGGCGTGGGGATTGTCCCAGGCGCCGGTTCTCGCCTACATGGACGTCGATCTGTCCACGGACCTGCGTGCGCTGCTTCCCCTGGTCGCGCCCCTTATTTCCGGCCATTCGGACCTGGCGATCGGCAGCCGGCTCGCGCCGGGCGCCCGGGTCGTGCGTGGCCCGAAACGCGAAGTGATCTCACGCTGCTACAACCTGCTGCTGCGCCGCGCGCTGGCTGCCCGGTTCTCGGACGCGCAGTGCGGATTCAAGGCCATTCGTCGCGACGTGGCCCGGGCGCTGTTGCCGCTCGTGCAGGACACCGGCTGGTTCTTCGACACCGAGCTGCTTGTGCTCGCGGAACGCTCCGGGCTGCGGATCTACGAAGTTCCGGTCGACTGGGTCGATGATCCTGACAGTCGGGTCGACATCATGGCCACGGCCATGGCGGACCTGCGGGGGATCGCTCGTCTCGGCCGGGACCTGGCCACCGGCCGGCTGCCGGTGCGGGAGGTGCGAGCCCAGCTGGGCCGTCGTCCGCTGACCGGGGGAACCCAGGCGGCGGCCGAGGCCACCGGCCAGCGTCAGCTGATCCAGCAGCTCGCCAGGTTCGGCGCGATCGGCATCGCGAGCACCGCCGCGTACCTGGCCCTCTTCGTCCTGCTGCGCGGATGGTTCGGCGCGCAGGGCGCGAACTTCTTCGCCCTGCTGGTCACCGCCATCGCGAACACGGCCGCCAACCGGCGCCTGACCTTCGGGCAGCGCGGCGTCGGCGCCCGCAGCCAGATCGAGGGCCTGATCGTCTTCGGTCTCGGCCTGGCGCTCACCAGCGGCGCGCTGGGCGCGGTGCGGGCGCTGGCGCCAGGAGCCGGCCGCGGTGTCGAGCTCTCGGCGCTGATCGCGGCGAACCTCATGGCGACGCTTTTGCGCTTCGTCGCCTTCCGCGCGTGGGTCTTCCACCCGCGCCGGACCGAGGCCGTCCCCGGTCACCCGCCGACCGGTCAGGAACCGACCGAGCCGGTGCCGGGCACCCTCTTCCAGCCCATCCGCCCGCGGAGCCCGCACAGCGACGAGTGA